Proteins found in one Amblyraja radiata isolate CabotCenter1 chromosome 15, sAmbRad1.1.pri, whole genome shotgun sequence genomic segment:
- the LOC116980959 gene encoding ral guanine nucleotide dissociation stimulator-like 1, whose amino-acid sequence MDKASSRLSSFIRTILCLPCCLNNPKDHNGTILGTSCSSTTSLPEYKRNEENCIIRVSLENGNGNVYKSIVVTTKRDPRLSSREPWLSTIWMAIGRNIIVS is encoded by the exons ATGGACAAGGCCTCTTCGCGACTCTCGTCATTTATCCGCACCATTTTATGCTTGCCTTGCTGCCTCAACAATCCCAAGGACCACAACGGCACCATCTTGGGGACTTCCTGCAGCTCCACAACGTCACTTCCTGAGTACAAGCGGAACGAGGAAAATTGCATCATCCGCGTCAGCCTCGAGAACGGCAATGGGAATGTGTACAAAAGCATTGTG GTGACCACGAAGAGAGATCCCCGGTTGTCATCCAGAGAGCCATGGCTAAGCACAATCTGGATGGCGATTGGAAGGAATATCATCGTGTCCTGA